From Quercus lobata isolate SW786 chromosome 1, ValleyOak3.0 Primary Assembly, whole genome shotgun sequence, one genomic window encodes:
- the LOC115994441 gene encoding 5-methyltetrahydropteroyltriglutamate--homocysteine methyltransferase-like — protein MDRTGPNKNKSKWAKLPSLSGFAFAVNGWVQSYGSHCVQPPIIYGDVSRPKPMTFFWSSIAHSFTKRPMKGMLTGTFTILNWSFVRNDQHRFETCYQIALAIKDEVEDLEKAGITVIQIDEAALREGLPLRKSDQAFYLNWAVHSFRITNCGVHDTTQIHTHMCYSHFNDIIHSIVDMDADVITIENSRSDEKLLSVFRDGVKYGAGIGPGVYDIHSPRIPSTEEIADRINKMLAVLESKILCVNPDCGLKTRKYSEVKPALSNMVAAAKFLRTQLASAK, from the exons atggacAGAACAGGACCGAATAAGAACAAG AGTAAATGGGCCAAGTTGCCTTCACTGTCTGGATTTGCCTTCGCTGTTAATGGGTGGGTCCAATCTTATGGATCCCATTGTGTGCAGCCACCAATTATCTATGGTGATGTGAGCCGCCCCAAGCCCATGACCTTCTTTTGGTCTTCAATAGCTCATAGTTTTACCAAACGGCCCATGAAGGGAATGCTGACTGGCACTTTTACCATTTTGAACTGGTCATTTGTGAGAAATGATCAGCACAG ATTTGAGACCTGCTATCAGATTGCTTTGGCCATCAAGGATGAAGTTGAGGATCTTGAGAAAGCTGGAATTACTGTCATCCAGATTGACGAGGCTGCTCTGAGGGAAGGTTTGCCTCTTAGGAAGTCTGATCAGGCTTTCTATCTAAACTGGGCTGTTCACTCCTTCAGGATCACCAACTGTGGCGTTCATGACACAACACAG ATCCATACCCACATGTGCTACTCACATTTCAATGACATTATTCACTCGATCGTAGACATGGATGCCGATGTTATCACCATTGAGAACTCCAGATCAGATGAGAAGCTTCTCTCAGTCTTCCGTGATGGAGTGAAATATGGTGCTGGCATTGGTCCTGGTGTGTATGACATCCACTCACCTAGGATCCCATCCACTGAAGAAATAGCCGACCGAATCAACAAGATGCTTGCAGTCTTGGAGAGCAAAATTCTCTGCGTCAACCCTGATTGTGGTCTCAAGACACGTAAATATTCTGAGGTTAAGCCTGCTCTTAGCAACATGGTTGCTGCCGCCAAATTCCTCCGCACTCAGCTCGCAAGTGCTAAGTGA